In Betaproteobacteria bacterium, one DNA window encodes the following:
- a CDS encoding GspH/FimT family pseudopilin, which produces MLVPRTRQHGFSLIELMVGLAVIAFVLMMGVPAFATFLQNQKLRDAATTALAAVSLARAEAIRLNANVEFLMTDTEPDVTNFAAATASTSGGNLLVRGNVYNPATGQNELTMLEAKLRREGSGQSADITTGVQFAATTGRVTFTPLGGTTLAANEVVQVTNPAGGDCRSAGGTMRCLNVLITRGGQIRLCDPAVTAAGDTRSCS; this is translated from the coding sequence ATGCTAGTACCGCGCACGCGCCAACACGGTTTCTCTCTCATCGAACTCATGGTGGGACTTGCGGTGATTGCGTTCGTCCTCATGATGGGTGTTCCCGCATTTGCCACCTTCCTGCAAAACCAGAAGCTGCGGGATGCCGCGACGACGGCACTCGCGGCAGTGAGTCTTGCGCGCGCGGAAGCAATTCGACTGAACGCGAACGTCGAGTTCTTGATGACCGACACGGAACCCGACGTTACCAACTTCGCCGCAGCCACCGCGAGTACGTCGGGAGGCAATCTGTTGGTGCGCGGGAATGTCTACAACCCCGCCACCGGGCAGAACGAGCTAACGATGCTGGAAGCCAAGCTGCGTCGAGAGGGTTCGGGCCAATCCGCCGACATCACGACCGGGGTTCAATTCGCAGCAACCACCGGACGCGTGACGTTCACCCCGCTCGGAGGAACGACGCTCGCAGCCAATGAAGTCGTGCAAGTCACCAATCCCGCGGGCGGCGACTGCAGGAGTGCCGGAGGCACGATGCGCTGCCTGAACGTCCTCATCACGCGTGGCGGACAAATTCGCCTCTGCGACCCGGCCGTTACTGCCGCAGGCGATACGCGGTCCTGCAGTTGA
- a CDS encoding prepilin-type N-terminal cleavage/methylation domain-containing protein yields the protein MTRANGFTLLEVMITVAIISILAMIAYPSYADYMRRARLAEARSQLMDVRAKLEQYYQDNRQYTNANGTGFPCNSTVINTNMKSFAYACTLAASTYTVTATGNAAQGMSGFVFTINQDGTRATTGVPTGWSNPGTCWVMRKDGSC from the coding sequence ATGACACGTGCAAACGGCTTCACGTTGCTCGAGGTGATGATCACAGTGGCGATCATCTCCATTCTGGCCATGATCGCTTATCCGAGCTACGCCGACTACATGCGGCGAGCGCGCCTCGCGGAGGCACGGTCACAACTCATGGACGTGCGCGCGAAACTCGAGCAGTACTACCAGGACAACCGGCAGTACACGAACGCCAACGGAACCGGGTTTCCCTGCAACAGCACCGTCATCAATACCAACATGAAAAGCTTCGCCTATGCGTGCACGCTGGCCGCGAGCACCTACACGGTTACGGCAACGGGCAACGCCGCGCAGGGCATGTCGGGGTTCGTATTCACGATCAACCAGGACGGCACGCGGGCCACTACCGGTGTGCCTACCGGCTGGTCCAACCCGGGCACCTGCTGGGTCATGAGAAAGGATGGGTCATGCTAG